In Bacillus rossius redtenbacheri isolate Brsri chromosome 15, Brsri_v3, whole genome shotgun sequence, one genomic interval encodes:
- the LOC134539638 gene encoding myeloid zinc finger 1-like, with translation MPTRSEAGAQQGNRPKHSAGGSERLKRILLGDVRNTLGMGHKSVEGSSFQPWDVVTVELNENSEDAGGTDEEEEADVKEVEVLYPDFESEDGAGESAAAGPGPRTGACSSCGKMFRPGACLREHEASHVGEMKFFCKHCDKGFHTRARLGLHARAHLLRRCACRACGERFGKLRKHLLSHGCNQTFRSRDHLEGHSAAHLGERLHACPEARKTRPAVCPVCGKAFRRKEAMTKHMRVHTGERPYACPFCARRFSGKWNLTQHIRLHTGAKPYVCSHCGKAYRHNVTLRNHVRQIHENEVSIREIDL, from the coding sequence ATGCCTACAAGAAGCGAAGCCGGAGCACAGCAAGGAAACCGTCCCAAACACAGTGCCGGTGGTAGTGAGCGACTGAAGCGCATTCTCCTCGGAGACGTCAGAAACACGCTCGGAATGGGCCACAAGAGCGTCGAAGGAAGCAGCTTTCAGCCGTGGGACGTCGTGACGGTGGAGCTGAACGAAAACTCGGAGGACGCCGGAGGTACCGACGAAGAGGAGGAGGCGGACGTGAAGGAAGTGGAAGTTTTGTACCCCGACTTCGAGTCGGAAGACGGGGCGGGGGAGAGCGCGGCGGCCGGGCCGGGCCCGAGGACCGGGGCGTGTTCCTCGTGCGGCAAGATGTTCCGGCCGGGCGCGTGCCTTCGGGAGCACGAGGCGTCGCACGTCGGCGAGATGAAGTTCTTCTGCAAGCACTGCGACAAGGGCTTCCACACGCGCGCCAGGCTGGGCCTGCACGCCCGGGCCCACCTCCTGAGGCGCTGCGCTTGCCGCGCATGCGGCGAGCGGTTCGGCAAGCTGAGGAAGCACCTGCTGTCACACGGTTGCAACCAGACCTTCCGGTCGAGGGACCACCTGGAGGGCCACTCCGCGGCGCACCTGGGCGAGCGGCTGCACGCCTGCCCCGAGGCGCGCAAGACCCGCCCGGCCGTGTGCCCCGTCTGCGGCAAGGCGTTCCGGAGGAAGGAGGCCATGACCAAGCACATGCGCGTCCACACGGGCGAGCGGCCCTACGCGTGCCCCTTCTGCGCGCGCCGCTTCTCCGGCAAGTGGAACCTGACCCAGCACATCCGGCTGCACACCGGCGCCAAGCCGTACGTGTGCTCCCACTGCGGCAAGGCTTACAGGCACAACGTCACGCTCAGGAACCACGTCAGGCAGATCCACGAGAACGAGGTCTCGATCCGCGAAATAGACTTGTGA